A window of the Homalodisca vitripennis isolate AUS2020 unplaced genomic scaffold, UT_GWSS_2.1 ScUCBcl_596;HRSCAF=2968, whole genome shotgun sequence genome harbors these coding sequences:
- the LOC124370879 gene encoding uncharacterized protein LOC124370879, whose amino-acid sequence MSQADVDCLEELNSVWRCNSCNNERRKSMRLETSVQDGKLTLEDVMKVLNDIREDQKATKQDFNTSYEALHVKLEENAQSLQSALQIIEEFSKRVVDLELENGNLKKKVDELEIRVDDMEQYSRRNCLEIQGIPEEKNENVLDIVKDVGRALGMDVSEEMIDTCHRLGQKDSGYRGPRGIIVKFVRRLDRETLLQKRRERKKDFSTRHLSLDRPSDVPVYLNESLSPMRRKLLAKARMLKRDRGYKYIWLRKGNILLRKEEGSAVIQIKTQADLDKL is encoded by the coding sequence ATGAGTCAGGCGGATGTAGATTGCTTGGAGGAGCTGAACTCAGTGTGGAGGTGTAACTCTTGCAACAACGAACGCAGGAAAAGCATGAGGTTGGAGACGAGTGTGCAGGATGGCAAACTTACACTTGAGGACGTGATGAAGGTGCTTAATGACATACGAGAGGACCAAAAAGCAACCAAGCAAGACTTCAACACTTCTTATGAGGCTCTACATGTCAAACTTGAGGAAAACGCTCAGTCACTTCAAAGCGCTTTACAGATAATAGAGGAGTTTTCGAAGAGAGTTGTCGATTTGGAGTTGGAGAATGGTAACTTAAAGAAAAAGGTTGATGAACTGGAAATCAGAGTGGATGACATGGAGCAGTACTCGCGGAGGAACTGTCTGGAGATCCAAGGAATTCccgaagaaaaaaatgaaaatgttctggATATTGTCAAGGACGTTGGTCGCGCACTGGGCATGGATGTCAGCGAGGAGATGATAGACACTTGCCACAGATTGGGCCAGAAAGACAGCGGTTATAGAGGACCACGAGGTATCATCGTGAAGTTCGTCCGTCGTCTGGACAGGGAGACGCTCCTGCAGAAGAGACGTGAGAGGAAGAAGGACTTTTCCACTCGTCACCTTAGTCTTGACAGGCCGTCGGACGTTCCCGTGTACTTGAACGAGTCTCTGTCACCGATGAGGAGGAAGCTGCTGGCCAAGGCGAGGATGCTCAAGAGGGACCGCGGCTACAAGTACATCTGGCTGCGCAAAGGCAACATCCTGCTGCGTAAGGAAGAAGGATCTgctgtaattcaaattaaaacccaGGCTGACCTTGATAAGTTGTag